A region of the Melospiza georgiana isolate bMelGeo1 chromosome Z, bMelGeo1.pri, whole genome shotgun sequence genome:
TCATTTCAGTTCTTGGGGATTAGCAGCACTGATAACATCTAAGATAAAAAATTCTTCCTCTCTGTTCATGTGACATGTGGTGAGATACTAATCATTAGTCACTTTAGTAAATACAATGTTGCCTGGCTGATTTTTAGCTCGCAGCAcagtatatttaaaatacatctcTCTTTCCACAGCCCATTctgtatatatattatttttgtgCTCTATCAATTTCctattgcttttcctttcattctcaTCCATATGCCAAGAGCTTTTCATTGACCTGAACTGCTGTGCCTCCTGCTTTCTTTCTGCCTTCTTCAAAGCAATCTTTGCAAACAAGAGTATCTGTCAACCTCTATCTTCCTTCAAATCAATATGTAAGTATGCATCTTCCTTACAAGTCACGGCCTTTCCCTTTATTCATTATTTGTGCACATTTCTGTAGCAGTTAACAACAGCCCAACTCCAGTCAATCAAATAACTACTGTAAGTTTTTGAATGTTAAGCACAAGTTAATGCAACATTTAATCTGCTTATTAGTTACTTCAAAGGAATTTTAAATACTGGCCCTTTAAGTTATCTCCGTTTAAGAAAATTAAGCTAGACCTCTGTATTCTCACAGAATGTTCTTCTGGAAGAAGTGATTCTGAAATCAGCTGAAAAcctaaatatttctttcttcctgtaAATTTACACCTAGCTGGGACAGAACACTCACATTCACTGCACTTTGCAAGTAAGGAGCACTACCGTATCAATAAAAATATCTCAGGCTGCTGACAGTATCGCCGTTAAAGAGGCGTGAAATCTACTCTTAATCTAGTTTTGCACTATTTAATTTGCTTGGATTTGTTTTCAATGCATGTCCAGTCAGCGTTCATATAACAGACCTGTGCCTGTACATTCTTAATCTAATCACACCTCGATCTTAGTGATGAAAGACAAAAACCAGAGAGTTGGGAACGTCGCTCAACTCTTGAGGCGCCGGCGGCCCTCCGCTCCGGGGGGCCAGGCCTGAGGGCGGGCCGGGCTCGGGGACCGGCGGGTCCGCGCTCCGTggggcggggcgggagcggccggcGGGAGCCACCTGCCCCCAGCGCCGCCCTCCGCCCTCCCCGGGACCGGGACCGCGCCCGCAGCTCGCTCAGCCGCCGCCTCGGCCCGGGGCGAGGCTTCCTGCGCCGCCGCCTTCCCCGGCAGCCAGCCCCGGGCTGCGGCCGCCGGCGGGCGTGAGCGGGAGATCGCGCCTTATGCAACCGGCTCAGGGAGaggccgccgccgcctcgccggcagcagcagcagcagcggcagcagcggcggcagcagcggcggcagcagcagcccggTGCTGTGCGTGAGTCCCAGGGCCGAGGGGGGAGAAGGTGTCCGGCCTCAGCCGTGCGCGGGCAGCGCAGGCACTCCCGCCTCGCTCCCGCCGGGCCGTCCCGCAGGTGCGGCGAGGCTGAGGCGGGCGGGGGCTCcggccgtgccgtgccgtgccgtcGGAGCTCCCTGTCTCCCTTGCTCCTGAGCGGTGTTGGCCCGGGCGTCCCGCTGTGGACGAGGTGAGGGCgggaagagcttcagcccgTGCCGGCCTTCGCCTCTGCGCCCTGCCCGGCTGTGTGCCCGGCGGCCCGGCTGCGGAGAGATGCGTGGCTGGGACGACCTTTACCCGCTCCCAGTGCCGCCCTCCTGGGTACCGGGGGCTGCTGTCGGGATTCTTTCCTTGCACTTCATCCAGAAACTCCTCTTCCCCTACTTCTGGGCCGACCTGAGATACCTGCTCAAAGTGGTGACCTATGGGGCGAGAATGGAGATGTACCGGCTGCAGGGGAGGGTTGTCACTGTCCTGGACAAGTTTGTGAAGCTGGCGGAGAAGCAGCCCCACAAACCGTTCCTCATCTACGAAGGGACAGTTCACACCTACAGAGATGTGGACCGGAGGAGTAACAGGATAGCACAGGTCTTCCTGCAGCACGAGGCTCTGAAGGAGGGGGACACGGTGGCCTTGCTGATGGGGAACGAGCCAGACTTCATCCATGTGTGGTTTGGACTGGCCAAGTTGGGCTGCGTGGTGGCGTTCCTCAACTTCAATGTCCGCTTCAGATCTCTCCTGCACTGTGTCAGTAGCTGTGAGCCCAAGCTACTGGTTGTGGGAGCAGGTAGGGTATACTCCTCATTCCTGCATCCAAAGCTTTTAATATCACGTCTCCCACATACCTGGCCCTCCAGATTGTTTGTTGGAAACCTGATTTAGAAATGTtcacagaatgaaagaaataCGGAGCTGGAGAAGGCTTCAAAATGTTATAAAGCTTCAGCCTCTCTGGCAGAATCAATTATATCTCTGCTTTGTGAACATCCATTTAACTTTTTATTAAAGAATGTGTATTACAGGAGAGTTTTCCACATCTGAGTACAGCCTGTTCTGAGTGTTTAGTTGTGTCAGTAAAAGTGTCTCTGAAAGCATTAAAATTACCCATTAAGAATAATTTCCCATTACTTCTCAAACAGTCAAATTTAATCTTACTTAAGTAATGTTCTTTATTCTCTTGTACTACCTGCCCATCTTTCTACTGATCAAACACACTGCAAAACTGGAAGGTCTAAACTTGGACTGTACAGCCTCTGCTGTTCAATTGTTTGCAGAGGTACGACAGTTTTACAAGAATAAAATTTTGGAAATAGAGTACATAGGAGGTTGATTCATAATAACAAACTTACTATTGGTGTTGCATTGTCGAAGAAATTGCTGTGTTTGAATAGGTAGTGTGTGTGGTGCAACTTTCTGGAgtattacatttttattaaatacttcaaaagaatttaaaatctTGTTGTAGGCATCCTGCTCATTGTATGTTCAAATTGGGGTTAATTGTATAAACTGAAGACAGATCCAAAACATTAACTTGCCAAAACTCATTATGATGAAGTGAAAGTGAACCTTCAAGGCTCAAAGACCACACAGAAGCTTGACACTTGATTGGAAGAAAATATAACTAAATATTGCATATTatttgtctcatattgtcccttctctttaaaaatgttgtttcaagtctcctttgccttttttctgtTGCACACCTTCTTGCTTTAATACTGTTACACAAGTTGTGGGGTTTTACACCCATGACACCTAAATGATAGAATTTTCTTCCATCTGATATCTACTGCTATAAAGCTgtgttttcaaaaatttttcTCTTGCATATTCTTAAATTATAAATCTTCTCATTCTGATTCTATATGGTTTCCTAGTTTAAGATGTTTGGTAATTAGAACAAgccaatgaaaacaaaaccaatttaaATATAATCCACATACATGATAACAAGAGTTCTGAACTGacagcttttcattttgctttcttaattaaaaaaaatcttgtttagTTTCTTCTTATGAATATGTACTTTTGAGTGTATGGATTGAGGAAGGGAATTAATGTTCAGGAACTTTCTGCTCGTCGACTGTGGAAAGGGAGAAACTTTGTATCAGAGCTTGCATCTGAGAGACGTTTTTATTTAAGTTAGAGGTAACTAATGGATGAAAAACGCATTTGCAGAGCAGCGCTGGGAACTGTGTTTCTCGGGTCTTAATTTGCTACCAGCAGCTGATAGTGAGAGCAACTGTGTTGAACTATGTTCTTCTGGGattctgcctctgctctcaaGGGAAGAGCTGTGTGCAGACAGCTGATACAACACAAATACCAACAAATTAGTCTCTCAGCTGGTATTTTACATTTTGGACTTCTTACTTTATTAATGGCTTTTAGTTTCTGCTGTAAATCTGCTGGTCCCATGAGCCTTCAGGACTTAGAGgctcattttttgtttttatctgtgAAAGAAGTTAAAGTTGCTATGTCCTTAGCTATTGACCATATAATACAGTAGCCTCTCCAAAGGAGTCCAGGTTTGGCAATTGAAAGTGTACACACAGACCAGTGGCTGTGAGGCCTAACTCATACCACTCTTGAAAGAAACATATTGAACCTAATTGTTATAGATAATAATTTCCCCCTGATGTTCATAAAAATTTCAGAGCAATGTTTAACAGTGGGATTACACAGTCAGCTACATAATTCTTAGAAATCTATTAAACATCTTTTTGTTCAGTGTTATTGTGACTGTCAAGGGATTCTTCCTCATCAATAAACAAGAGTTGTTCCTTTTCCCCTTGTGGCACCATTTTCACAGAACTGTGGATAGTTTGAATGtggtatatatttttttttacgAAGCATTTACACTACAACCGATCCACTTGTGGTCTAACATTTGTCATTGCCATAGACAGGCATCATGTCTGGCAATTGagactgtttttttaaaatcagagaaTAGTATGTAATGGCAGTATTTCTGGATAGTGAAATTCTTTTAAAACTATGTAGGTTTTTTACCCTCCACAAAGAAATGCAGGTTTACTTAGCAATTCTATTTCTTGCAATGGCTAGAAACTATATCTTCAGTGTTTTGGATGACCTTTGGTCTTATTCATGGACTGCAGCACGGGAGAAATTATCCCCTTAACAATTTTACTCCCTGTGTTCAGCAAGACCAAATTTGCTCTTGAAATTCTTGTCTGTAACAGCACATTAAAACAGGAGCCTATGTACAGGTTCTACTGTTATATCTTACTGTATATCTAGTTAATATTAAGGTTTCATTTATGCTGAAGGGaaccttcagctgctgcctgaaaCAATTCTCACTGATGATAGTTTATGGCAAAATCTTCCCTGCTCAGACTGTTGATGTAGCCTCCTTTTGTGTGAGATGATTGCATCTTGAAGATTTTTTGTACCTCATtttcaaaaatgcttttatttcttaCAAATGTGATACCTCCATACAATTAGGTTTGATATTATTTATGGTTGCATTGTCTTCCATACCTTGTTCCATTTTTCATGTTGCTTCTTATAAGAGCACTCTCATATGCCTTTTTTTACTCCTAACTTTTattgtgtgtgtgcctgcatATTTGTCAGGCATTGTGGCTTGGTAAGCCCATCCAATTAGTATTGTCTTTGCTTCAGCACTTGGAATCAGACTTTCTTCTGATCTGACAATTCTGTCATACTTGGATTGCTTTTTCTAACTTTAGTTCAGAGTGTTTCAGTAGTGTTTAAGTTTTGTGGATTTGATTTTGTCTTAATGTATTCTATGAACTCAGCAACTGAATGTTTTATTCAGATATGTTATAAAAAGCCCCAGATATGTTATAAAAACTTCAGGATTTCTTTCTCTTGTTGGTTTCCTATATGAAATGGCTATCTCTaaagtgtggggttttttcctatgACACTGATGgtcttttaattaatttagtGCAATCAAGTacatttttttgtcttcctgTCCAGGCTCTGGCTAAAAGGCAAATATGGATTCTATTATTTGCCAATATTTAGTCTTTCTATTCCTTCCATTTGCCTTTGTGCCAGAGAGACAGAGTTTTTTTACTTTAACTTCTCTCATTTGTCTTTGTTCCCAGAATATTTAGCTCTTGCTTTAATTTGTTGCTTAACCTTTTCACACTTCCATTCCCAGAAACATTTTCTCCCGCCACTCCCATTTAGGGGAATGTTTCTTGAAAGAGGTTCAAAAGCTAGAGTttcaaactgcatttttaataaaacagtAGTTAACTAACTTTTATGTCAATGAGGAACttgtaaaagagaaagaaagaaactatGTTCTTCTCTCTCTGAAGCTGTTCATTCTTACTACAGGTTACCAGACTATGCCCCCCTTAGTTGTTTAAATAAGCTTCTGGTTAAACAGAGGAGGCGCTGCCTAAAATGAAGACATCTTTTAAGGTGTTATGTCCTTTTTGGTGCATATTTCTATTGATCGAAGACTTGCTTGAAGAAGGGATTACATTGCATCTGTTCTATCATTGTATCTATAGCAGTATCTACATCAGCAATAGTACTAAACAACACATACCGTTCAGTGAACCACGAGAAATGCACAAATGGAATTTATTTGCCAGGGCATCTCTAATCTATTCCTACTGGGAAGAATTCAGCCCAGAGTAGGACATCCCAGATTGCCATCATGACTTCTGATGCAAGGATTCAGCTGTTAAAGGATTGCTTTCTAAACTCCATGAGATTGATTTACATCAGTCCTGATAACAGAGGCTATTAAAGGAGTGTACATGCTGCATGGACACGTGTGGGCAGTGTGCTCTACGTGgctctgcttgagcagggagatCAGACCAAGGTGACCTCCAGAGGCCCCTTCTATTCACAGCCGTCTTGTGATTTTGCAGTTCTGTACAGAGATTTGTCTCTCAGCTGTATTGCATTTTTCTGGCCAGAAGTTTTTACTCTTGAGGCACTAGCagtgctttctgctgctgctgctgggtgtaTTCTGAGCTTGACAGAAGCATGTCTAAATCCTGGAGAAAGACAGTAAGCAAAGTATTTTTTGAATTTGTAAATTAAAGTCAGTTGATGTTACATACAACTAGAAGTCTCATCTGTCATGTTAGTCACtgaatgaaataaaagaatGGATTGTATGGAAacaaccttttcttttccatttggaATAAAAAGTTATTTAGACCTAAACATTTAGAAGAGGACTGTGGAAGACACCTGCTCTGTTAGACACCATATCTCTGTGATGACTTGCTCTTACTCTAGTCTGTGTCTTGTCCCAGATGGTCTTTGGGGGTAAAAAAGAGCTGACTGTGATTTGCAAGGTGGTTTCTATTTTGTTATTCTTACTGCCTTCAGTGGCACTTCAAGACACCAGCACTGATCCTGAGCTGCATCTGACTTTTCTGCTATTATTACTTTGTGAGAAGCCATGCTGAGTCACTTGGGGAATCAAGTACAAGTAACAATTACTTTCTGAGGCCAGACAGTGTGGGGAAGAGTCCGGACTTGATATAACTTCCTGAACATATCAGCCAGGGTACACATCAAAGTTATGTAAGAACCATTTCTTGGAGTTTTCTTTCTGAGTAACTTTCTGTTCAGTACAAACTGATCTCATAATCTAATGTATTCCTTTCATCAGCGTGGGACTGTGTCCTTGCCAACAGCCTGCATGATCTCTCTGCTagaaaataacataaaaaacCTTTGTGCAACGGGAAGCCTGGGACAGTAGttcaaaacatattttccttgctttctcAAAAGATGTAACTGAGTTATGTATTCATGTGAATATAAAGTAACAGTTTCACAAACTTTTACTGAATGATGCTTTAAAAGTAAGAcgagaaaaaagcaaacaaaagcaaaaaaacataTCCATCCTGATAAATTCCAGATATTTTTTCCCAGTAGGAGCCAAATAACTAGCAAATGGCAAACATTTGTATACAAGCCATGTAAACAGCACAGATGGAACTTGCCAAATTTTGTATGAGGAGATATTTCTCCCAAAACAAGTAACCCAAAATCTGAATATACTTTTGTAGTGTAAAGAGTAAATAAGTATTATTTGGGTAAAACTCTCAAGTTTAAATAGCACAATTGCTTTACTGTAATTGCTTTTCTGTATGAGGTGCGCATACAAGGTGCCTCTAGAAATATACAAATTATAGCTCTTCCAACAGGGCTGTGTCTTCCTGACAGGTGGAAAAGATGATATGTAAAGACTAGACAGCCCTACACAATGTCTGGCACAGAAGTTTTCTGTTTGGGGAACAAAATGTTAATTGACGATCATTAGAACTATTATTTGGAAATATGTTGTTACAACTGAGAGTCATCTCCAAACATCCCATCTCATGTGTGTTCCAGAAGTAACTTTCAGTTTCTGACACTTTAAATACAGCTGTTTTAGCTTACCTTTTTTTAttcaagaaataatttattatttattctgttCTGTGCTATCTACTGAGAAGTTTGTTTCACGATAACTTTTAATTACAAGCTGTTCATGTAGATTCCtgagcacagaagaaaaattatgctGTGTAATCATTTAATTGTTCAATAGCAGTAAAAAGCTCCAGAGCCACTGGTTTTAAGAGTGAGTGTTTGGAGAAAAAATTACAAGTGTGTATGTTTAATATGATGATTAATCTTAACTATTTTGGGTAGATATGTTTCAGTCTACCAAAAGGGAACTGTGTCCTCATGTCATTTTTGAATCTTAAATGAGTGCGTCTGCAGGGTTGAAATTAATAGTTCCTATCTTTCTTCCTTTGCCGcacaaaaagggggaaaaaagaaaaagaagagggaaatCCTCTTCTTTTTGACAGATTTGCATTGTAGGTGAAGCTACTGCATTAATAAAGAATGGTGGAGAATCTATATTCTCtacttttgaaaacagaaatagaacACCAGCTACTTCCAACACCCCTGTTTCTTTTGCTAGGTTCTACACAAGCTCTCCTTAGTATATTTGAGAGACATATATTCATAATAGGAAGACAAAGTCAGTATGAGATGGTAATATGTACATAGTTATTCCATCACACTTCATTGATAAATATGTGTTAGAAGCAGTACAGttgtatttttctatttattgcTCAAAAATATGCCATAATTCCATAATACCACAGCTAGACAGAATTAACATGCCAAGGAACCTTGACATTCATGGCATCAGGTTTCCTGCAGTTAATACTACTGTTATTGATATTATTTTTTGTTCAAATTTTTTCACTGTGTTGCTGTCTAAAGTGGGACTGTACTCCAGTGATTCAAACCGCATCTTTCAGATTTAAAGTTATTTGGGTGATTTCTTCCTGAAATCATTCTGCAGTACTAGGAAGTTAGAAAGCAAAATTTTTAATGTTACACTACGTCAGATCTATTTGCTAAATgttcataaaatatataaaatttgtACTCTGTAGGCTTTAGGTTTGTAAAACATGTTTAGTTGATGATAGTAGGCAGTATATCTGTAATAGCAATTGTGTGTTATTAATTAACTACATCAGTCTATCATTATTAAAGCAGCTTTCTAAAAGATTAAAAATCTTCAGTTGTTTTGGCATAAAATTTATGCATATGGTATCCATATTTATTATTTGTGAAGTGAGTTTGGAGTTGACATCAGGATTTCAAATATTGGCTCTGGCAATGCCTCATTGTGAGGTTCTGGGTGAGTCATGCCAACTTTGTTTATTCAAAGTTTATTCAACTTTATTTATTATAAGAACtgagataataaaataaatttatatccATAGGTTTATTTGTAAGATTAATTACTTAGACTGAGATGTATCAAAGCCCTAAGGTATAAATGAGTTCTACTGGAAACAGTATTGTTCCTGTTCTTGGTATGTTTCCTGGATTAGTACTTTAATGACTGTGCAGTTTTCTGAGAAAGTGACATTGTAAAAATGCTTCAAAATATAAATACCAAATAGGTTATTTAAGGATTATATCTtctatatattttcttttttatttactctGGGAACTGCTCTCATTGTTTCTTTCCTGATAAGCCAACAGAATAGAACTTAGTTAAactgctgtttctttttaaattagtcacttctgtgcttttgaaaaaaaattagttctcAAAAGGAGATTGCTGTTGAGGGCATCCAAGGAAACCTGTACTGTAATTATCAGTTATGCATATATCTGCCTCAATGGATTTCTTCAAGATTTATTTGAAGTTGAAACTTAACCACATTTCATTCTAGTCTTAACAATGACTAAGTGTTACCTAAAATCATGTGGACAATAGGAGCAAATAATCAAGGCTCACAAGTTTGCCTTGACAGCTAGTTGATCATTCTACTATGGGATGGGATCAGCGGTATTTTTAGCATATTATATCTTGTTTTCAGTGGATTTTCATTCTAGTTCATTGTTATTTTATTGAATCTATATCCATGGAGGTGacttgcatttctttttctattataaaaagtaaaactttaagagaaaaaatactttattatCTAGGTTTATGAAGGCATAATGGAATTAACATAATTTCATGTTAATTTTTAAGATTTGCTTGGAACgttggaagaaattcttcctaaacTTCAAAAAGATGTTAGTGTTTGGATAATGGCCAAGGACTCCACGTATCCAAATGTGCATACCCTTTTGGACAAAATAGAAGCCGCAGCTGAAGACCCTGTTCCAGTTAATCGATGCTCTGCCAACACTCTCAAGTCAGCTGTGTTATATATATTTACTTCAGGAACAACAGGTACAGATCTTCTAAAGAGTCCATGTTTTCCTTCAGCTTACATCTAGAAACTTGATTTTTCTGAAACTCTGGTATCTCAATAGCAAAATGTCATGTTTCTCATCTAGAAGCATTACTATAGAAAACTGCTCATATTGGGTTTCTCTTCAGTGGTTTATGGGtttctcttctttattttttcctgccacATTGTACAAATACAATGAAAGGCTTTACCTCTTATTACTTCACAGCTCAGGTGTTTATAAAACATTGCTTTTTTGGTCAG
Encoded here:
- the SLC27A6 gene encoding long-chain fatty acid transport protein 6 isoform X2; the encoded protein is MRGWDDLYPLPVPPSWVPGAAVGILSLHFIQKLLFPYFWADLRYLLKVVTYGARMEMYRLQGRVVTVLDKFVKLAEKQPHKPFLIYEGTVHTYRDVDRRSNRIAQVFLQHEALKEGDTVALLMGNEPDFIHVWFGLAKLGCVVAFLNFNVRFRSLLHCVSSCEPKLLVVGADLLGTLEEILPKLQKDVSVWIMAKDSTYPNVHTLLDKIEAAAEDPVPVNRCSANTLKSAVLYIFTSGTTGLPKAAVISHLQVLKGAAGLWAFGATSEDIIYITLPLYHSAASLLGIGGCIQLGATCVLKKKFSASQFWNDCRKYNVTVIQYIGELCRYLCNQPVKEGEKNHKVRLAVGNGVRNDVWREFLDRFGAIKICEFYGATEGNICFMNHTGKIGSVGRTNFLYKLFFPFDLIKYDFQKDEPIRNKHGWCEKVKKDGKGKMLPLQKYLMSLQCWTSYKKQMCMVCLCQIMKEKQEWLLLF